From Camelina sativa cultivar DH55 chromosome 20, Cs, whole genome shotgun sequence, the proteins below share one genomic window:
- the LOC104771117 gene encoding uncharacterized protein LOC104771117 isoform X2, whose amino-acid sequence MGSCFVRFTRINMFDANLYQNRGQDRFMSAIAIILTQDRGSRVLKLERKSLEFLLKHYCGVAATKEYQNAGRLENTTPFGCNDKLTHWIGL is encoded by the exons ATGGGATCTTGCTTTGTTCGATTTACAAGGATTAACATGTTTGATGCAAATCTCTACCAGAACCGAGGACAGGACAGGTTTATGTCTGCAATTGCAATCATTTTGACACAGGACAG AGGCTCAAGGGTGCTAAAGCTGGAGAGAAAGAGTCTCGAATTTCTTCTGAAGCATTATTGTGGAGTTGCTGCAACCAAAGA ATACCAAAATGCAGGCAGACTGGAGAATACGACCCCTTTCGGATGTAATGACAAG CTTACACATTGGATCGGCTTATGA
- the LOC104771114 gene encoding probable membrane-associated kinase regulator 1: protein MRRQPPRPRHSPPQSYSSPSSSSSEFEFNVSISPRKASSSLCPADELFYKGQLLPLQLSPRLSLVRTLCSTSSSEYTSSSSSSAATSAARDSTESNSSTDSTASFPLLHPPPLDCCDSSRPSSVTDDEDFFFKPPKNKSSGGGFSLARFSSVFKKDPKTNLHHSTSSAAAAAPSSVKRMSSTAKEVIRKYMKKVKPLYDKFSQKQSSTVLKTESSSTTSLKDSGNNIRGTTTATTTITTATTAAPTGVSSSGGLSISFSGNLMKYTKRGRCAASCPSSMRSSPSHSGVLTRGGFPLHQGASSSSSNNNSMSSSMEELQSAIQGAIAHCKNSMLQKTLVSSLEI from the coding sequence ATGAGACGTCAACCACCACGTCCACGTCACTCACCACCGCAATCTTACTCGTCTCCCTCGTCATCTTCGTCGGAATTCGAGTTCAACGTCTCGATCTCGCCTCGGAAGGCTTCTTCTTCGCTTTGCCCCGCCGATGAGCTCTTCTACAAAGGCCAGCTTCTCCCTCTTCAGCTCTCTCCTCGTCTCTCTCTCGTCCGTACGCTATGTTCCACTTCTTCTTCGGAGtacacttcttcttcatcctcctcagCCGCAACCTCCGCAGCACGTGACTCCACTGAATCTAACTCCTCCACTGATTCCACCGCTTCTTTCCCTCTCCTCCACCCTCCTCCGCTTGATTGCTGTGACTCTTCTCGTCCTAGCTCCGTAACTGACGATGAAgacttcttctttaaacctccaAAGAACAAATCTTCCGGTGGTGGCTTCTCTCTCGCTAGATTCTCATCTGTTTTCAAGAAAGACCCCAAAACCAATCTCCACCACTCaacctcctccgccgccgccgcagCTCCGTCTTCGGTTAAACGAATGAGCTCCACCGCGAAAGAAGTTATACGCAAATACATGAAAAAGGTCAAACCTTTATACGACAAGTTCTCTCAAAAACAGAGCTCCACCGTTTTAAAAACAGagtcatcatcaacaacatctctcaAAGATTCCGGCAACAACATACGTGGAACCACCACCGCCACAACCACCATTACCACCGCCACTACCGCCGCTCCAACCGGTGTTTCCTCCAGCGGTGGTTTATCGATCTCTTTCTCAGGAAACCTAATGAAGTACACGAAACGAGGACGATGCGCGGCGAGTTGCCCATCGTCGATGAGGTCATCTCCGAGTCACTCCGGCGTACTGACACGTGGCGGTTTCCCGTTACATCAAGGAGCCAGCTctagcagcagcaacaacaataGTATGTCTTCTTCAATGGAAGAGTTACAAAGTGCTATACAAGGAGCTATTGCTCATTGCAAGAACTCAATGTTGCAAAAGACCTTGGTTAGTAGTCTCGAGATCTAG
- the LOC104771115 gene encoding chloride channel protein CLC-d-like: protein MLSNHLQNGIESDNLIWSRVPESDDTSTDGVGLLNSRRDGGGGVDSLDYEVIENYAYREELAHRGKLYVGYYVAVKWFFSLLIGIGTGLAAVFINLSVENFAGCKFALTFAIIQKSYFAGFIVYLLINLVLVFSSAYIITQFAPAAAGSGIPEIKGYLNGIDIPGTLLFRTLIGKIFGSIGSVGGGLALGKEGPLVHTGACIASLLGQGGSTKYHLNSRWPQLFKSDRDRRDLVTCGCAAGVAAAFRAPVGGVLFALEEVTSWWRSQLMWRVFFTSAIVAVVVRTAMGWCKSGICGHFGGGGFIIWDVSDGQDDYYFKELLPMAVIGVIGGLLGALFNQLTLYMTSWRRNSLHKRGNRVKIIEACIISCITSAISFGLPLLRKCSPCPESVADSGIECPRPPGMYGNYVNFYCKTDNEYNDLATIFFNTQDDAIRNLFSAKTMREFSAQSLLTFLAMFYTLAVVTFGTAVPAGQFVPGIMIGSTYGRLVGMFVVRFYKKLNIEEGTYALLGAASFLGGSMRMTVSLCVIMVEITNNLKLLPLIMLVLLISKAVGDAFNEGLYEVQARLKGIPLLESRPKYHMRQMVAKEACQSQKVISLPRVIRVADVASILGSNKHNGFPVIDHTRSGETLVIGLVLRSHLLVLLQSKVDFQHSPLPCDPSARNIRHSFSEFAKPVSSKGLCIEDIHLTSDDLEMYIDLAPFLNPSPYVVPEDMSLTKVYNLFRQLGLRHLFVVPRPSRVIGLITRKDLLIEENGESPAVELRQSTSVRGRYSETTTTRMDATRPLLDDLLG, encoded by the exons ATGTTATCGAATCATCTCCAGAACGGGATCGAATCCGATAACTTGATCTGGTCTCGTGTCCCTGAATCCGATGATACATCCACCGACGGCGTTGGTCTACTCAACTCTCGCCGTGACGGTGGCGGAGGCGTCGATAGTCTCGATTACGAAGTCATCGAGAATTACGCTTACAGAGAAGAACTAGCGCATCGTGGGAAGCTTTATGTAGGGTACTACGTTGCTGTCAAATGGTTCTTCTCTTTACTCATCGGAATcg GAACTGGATTAGCTGCTGTGTTTATCAATCTCTCAGTTGAGAATTTCGCTGGGTGCAAATTTGCACTCACTTTTGCAATCATTCAGAAGTCTTATTTCGCCGGGTTTATAGTTTATCTTCTCATCAATTTAGTCTTAGTGTTTTCTTCTGCGTATATCATTACTCAATTCGCTCCCGCTGCTGCTGGTTCTGGCATTCCTGAGATTAAGGGTTATCTCAATG GAATTGATATTCCTGGGACCTTGCTATTTAGAACGCTTATCGGAAAG ATATTTGGAAGCATTGGTTCTGTTGGGGGTGGCTTAGCTTTAGGGAAAGAAGGTCCCCTTGTACATACTGGTGCCTGCATTGCATCGTTGCTTGGTCAG GGTGGATCAacgaaatatcatttaaattctAGATGGCCGCAACTTTTTAAGAGTGACAGAGATCGTCGTGATCTT GTCACTTGTGGATGTGCAGCTGGAGTTGCTGCCGCTTTTAGAGCTCCCGTTGGAGGAGTGTTATTTGCATTAGAGGAGGTCACCTCATG GTGGAGAAGTCAACTTATGTGGCGTGTCTTTTTCACTTCTGCTATTGTGGCTGTTGTGGTACGTACGGCCATGGGATGGTGCAAAAGTGGAATATGTGGACACTTTGGTGGAGGTGGTTTCATTATATGGGATGTATCAGA TGGTCAAGATGACTATTACTTCAAAGAGCTACTGCCAATGGCTGTAATTGGAGTAATAGGAGGTCTACTTG GTGCATTATTTAACCAACTTACACTCTATATGACATCTTGGCGTCGGAATTCTTTGCACAAGAGAGGAAATCGAGTGAAG ATAATTGAAGCATGCATCATCTCTTGTATAACTTCAGCAATCTCATTTGGGCTACCTCTCCTAAGAAAATGCAGTCCATGCCCTGAGTCAGTTGCTGACTCTGGTATTGAATGCCCACGGCCTCCAGGAATGTATGGGAATTACGTAAAT TTCTACTGCAAGACGGATAATGAATACAATGATCTCGCTACCATTTTCTTCAATACTCAG GATGACGCTATAAGGAATTTGTTCAGCGCAAAAACAATGCGAGAGTTCAGTGCTCAGAGTCTACTGACTTTTTTG GCTATGTTTTACACATTAGCAGTGGTGACCTTCGGCACTGCTGTTCCCGCTGGGCAGTTTGTTCCTGGAATAATGATAGGTTCAACTTATGGGCGCCTTGTAGGCATGTTTGTGGTCAGGTTTTACAAGAAGCTCAACATTGAGGAGGGAAC TTATGCCCTGCTGGGAGCTGCTTCATTTCTTGGAGGCTCGATGCGGATGACTGTATCTTTATGTGTTATCATGGTTGAAATCACAAATAACCTGAAACTTTTGCCTCTTATAATGCTGGTTCTTCTCATCTCAAAG GCCGTCGGTGATGCTTTCAATGAGGGATTGTATGAAGTGCAAGCACGCCTGAAGGGCATTCCTTTACTGGAATCGAGACCTAAGTATCATATGCGTCAAATGGTAGCAAAGGAAGCATGTCAAAGTCAGAAG GTAATCTCTTTACCTCGAGTTATCAGGGTTGCAGATGTTGCTTCCATATTAGGCAGCAATAAACACAATGGATTTCCG GTAATCGACCACACGAGAAGTGGTGAAACACTTGTCATTGGGTTAGTTCTTCGAAG TCACTTACTTGTTCTACTTCAATCTAAAGTCGATTTCCAACATAGTCCTTTGCCCTGTGATCCAAGTGCCAGAAATATCAG GCACAGTTTTAGCGAGTTTGCTAAACCTGTTTCATCGAAAGGGTTATGCATAGAAGATATACATCTAACTTCAGATGATTTAGAGATGTACATAGATCTTGCTCCATTTTTGAATCCCTCTCCGTACGTTGTTCCCGAAGACATGTCGTTGACAAAG GTTTACAACCTTTTCCGGCAACTTGGATTGAGACATCTATTCGTCGTTCCCCGTCCTTCCCGTGTGATAGGATTGATCACCAGAAAGGATTTGTTAATCGAG GAAAACGGAGAATCACCAGCAGTGGAACTCCGACAGTCAACTAGTGTAAG AGGTCGGTACAGTGAGACAACAACAACGCGGATGGATGCTACGCGTCCGCTTCTAGACGATCTTTTAGGCTAA
- the LOC104771118 gene encoding uncharacterized protein LOC104771118: MDNQKWCLGFISLVFFLFITTSSAELLIKQVTGGRGIESNSSYSLMANLGVTRVSRDERPSSKIVTITSFSVIKGRGEPYESSVFEAAGYKWRLVLYVNGNPNDGGNGYISLYARIEETESLPLGWEVNVDLKLFVHNGKLNKYLTVTDGTVKRYNNAKKEWGFGQLIALPTFHNTNEGYIEQDTGSFGAEIFIVKPAQQQEKVTFISNPPNNVFKWKILHFSNLEDKFYYSDDFLVEDRYWRLGFNPKGDGGGRPHALPLFLYAQGHKANAVATNTWGAVNLRLKNQRNTNHRQLYSAAWYPIRSGYGVGVNNIILIADLKDASKGYLVNDAIIFEAEMVKVSVTNIVSA, from the exons ATGGATAATCAAAAATGGTGTCTAGGTTTCatatctcttgttttttttctcttcatcactaCCTCTTCCGCTGAGCTCCTCATTAAAcag gTCACAGGGGGCAGAGGAATAGAGTCCAACAGTTCTTACAGTCTCATGGCTAATCTTG GAGTGACAAGAGTGTCGAGGGATGAGCGACCATCGAGTAAGATAGTGACAATAACAAGTTTCTCAGTGATTAAAGGGAGAGGAGAACCTTACGAGTCCTCTGTTTTTGAGGCTGCTGGTTACAAATG gaGATTAGTTTTGTACGTGAATGGTAATCCAAACGATGGTGGAAATGGTTATATTTCACTTTACGCGAGGATCGAAGAGACAGAGTCTCTTCCACTAGGCTGGGAAGTTAATGTTGATCTCAAACTCTTTGTCCACAATGGGAAGCTAAACAAATATTTGACTGTTACAG ATGGAACGGTGAAGCGATACAACAATGCGAAAAAAGAATGGGGATTCGGACAGTTGATTGCTCTTCCTACATTTCACAACACGAACGAAGGGTACATTGAGCAAGACACTGGTTCTTTTGGTGCTGAGATCTTTATCGTTAAGCCGGCCCAACAACAAGAGAAAGTCACATTCATATCAAACCCTCCAAACAATGTTTTCAAATGGAAGATACTTCATTTCTCTAACTTGGAAGATAAGTTCTACTACTCTGATGATTTCCTCGTTGAAGACCGATACTG GAGACTAGGATTTAACCCCAaaggagatggaggaggaaGACCACATGCACTTCCACTCTTCCTATACGCCCAAGGCCATAAGGCAAACGCAGTTGCTACAAACACTTGGGGCGCGGTTAATCTGCGGTTGAAGAATCAACGAAACACCAACCACAGACAACTATATT cTGCAGCTTGGTACCCGATTCGAAGTGGTTATGGTGTGGGAGTGAACAATATCATATTGATAGCAGACTTAAAGGATGCATCGAAAGGATATTTGGTGAATGATGCCATTATCTTTGAAGCTGAGATGGTTAAGGTCTCTGTGACCAACATCGTCTCCGCTTAA
- the LOC104771117 gene encoding uncharacterized protein LOC104771117 isoform X1, whose protein sequence is MGSCFVRFTRINMFDANLYQNRGQDRFMSAIAIILTQDRGSRVLKLERKSLEFLLKHYCGVAATKEYQNAGRLENTTPFGCNDKLAYTLDRLMRNFLIHSLWKQFNYILKEAGLVNDDSALNNKLD, encoded by the exons ATGGGATCTTGCTTTGTTCGATTTACAAGGATTAACATGTTTGATGCAAATCTCTACCAGAACCGAGGACAGGACAGGTTTATGTCTGCAATTGCAATCATTTTGACACAGGACAG AGGCTCAAGGGTGCTAAAGCTGGAGAGAAAGAGTCTCGAATTTCTTCTGAAGCATTATTGTGGAGTTGCTGCAACCAAAGA ATACCAAAATGCAGGCAGACTGGAGAATACGACCCCTTTCGGATGTAATGACAAG TTAGCTTACACATTGGATCGGCTTATGAGGAATTTCCTGATACATTCTCTGTGGAAGCAGTTCAATTATATTTTGAAGGAAGCTGGATTAGTAAATGATGATTCAGCTCTCAACAACAAGCTGGATTAG